The following is a genomic window from Garra rufa chromosome 4, GarRuf1.0, whole genome shotgun sequence.
ACCATTAAAATGACAGAGGTATGCAGAGGGACTCTGCGCCTGAGGCAGACTCTGTTGTAAGGCAACCGAGAAGTCCAAGACATCTATCTTCATAAGGGAACAAGTCCTAAAGTGTCTTGGCAGAAACATTGAGGGGATGAGAACCTGAGTGCAGGGTGTGTGtctcgagtgtgtgtgtgtgtgtgtgtgtgtgtgtgtgtttgtggagaTGTGTTAGTATGTGCTAGGCTGGCGACTCCAGGGCATTCTTGTACCAAACAACCTTTGCAGGGTCTAAAAACAAAGAAAGCCTGTTAAAATAGTTAAACTGGTCTAAAAATAGTCATTCTTCTTATTTTACAGATATTAGGGCTACGTGATATTGGAAGGAAACCAACATTGCAATATTTAGTTTAGTAGCCGATAGTAGCTGAATTATTTTTTGTGTGCGTCAATTATCCTTATTACACCTGAATTTGATTTTTTCTCATTCATTTACACTTACTCTTTATAAGAATGAACTCAAACCTCTTTCAAAACTGTTACAAAAATTCTCTCTTCACTTGAGTTTTCATAGAAAACATTATAAGCACTGCATCATGGGCGGTGCCACTCTGGAGACAGCAGtgcatacatttaaataaaatgcaatcTCTGTGATTTGACAATCGCCATCttgatttcattttaaaatatcatgtagcctagggctgggcgattaatcgaaaagtaatcgaaatcgacattcagaacctataatcgatcaaatttttccaggtcaattatttcaattactttccctttaaaaacactactgcgtgtggagtcacgtaacCCAGCTCCATTACGCtacgttattcctccgacatgtcgatggagaccttaagcagtatttatacagtaaaaagcatttacagaatatacaagagtaattttatttagaagagatactgcttattttctacttttaatatttattattattttataaataatttaattgcaagttatttattttcactaatttaagaaaaatttgacttttcgttttaagcaatgtgtgctttaatttcagttgttcaacactaatgttcaataatcatagatagtagaaagtgtgtgcacccttcattcaaaaatctctcacttgtaatatgtgagcatatttactgtacaaaacttgtcagtgaactatgagggcaaaaaaataaatattatttaaatataattttattaatgaataaaataatcgttcattaatcgtaatcgggttaaaatgttcaattaatcgagattttgattttaggccaaatcgcccagccctaatgtaGCCCTAATGGAGATTAATAAAAATAGACAGACACCAACCTTGTTTTTGtctccataatattgctttccaTTCTGTGGATCAAAAACAATTacagtgagataaaaaaaataaataaaaaaaagacaatccAGAATGCCTTTTGCCAACCTTAAATGTATCACCTTACCTTGTGTGTGATACTCCAATGCCTCCTCCAGATGGCGACAGCTAAGAAGCAGCTCCTCTGAACTCTCTGAGCCTCTAGTTACCTGACCGGGCAGAGACTCTGAAGAGACATGGGCCGGTTTTACAGTAACCTCTCCGGCAACCGGGTGGACAACCGGACTCTTCTCCTGGGGAACATCTGCCTCCGGGCCATCGCTGATGAAGCTGAGTCCCCACTGGTTCTGCAGCAAAACCCCGATACCAGGGGGCTCTTCAGCCGCCCCAACGGAACCTCCCCCTGCCTTCACCTTGGAGGCGTAACTAACGGTCGGCTGCAGTTTGGCGGGACTGTCTTTCACTGGGAAAGCAGGTGGAGGTTTAAGCAAAGACAGGCTGTTGTCTACCCATCGTTCCTTCTGACCGGTTCTGGAGTGTCTCTCATCCGTACGTGGCCCCACTCTTGGGCCGTCACGACGAAAGCTTCTTGATTTATTCGAGATACGCCGCTCTCTCGATGTGAAGGTCTGGGTGTGACCCACCCCGTTCAGAGAACCTTCCAGGCTATTTGGCGAGCCCTGACGTTTATCCATCCCAGAGGAACAGCCCCCTCCTCCCCCACCGCAGCTGCCAGAGCCGGGGGAGAGGCGACGGTTTCGGATCTGTGGTTCGGGTTTAGGGGGTGACACTAGAACAGCTGGATCACACAAGGGGTCGGACTCGCACACTGCATTGCTTGACTCCCAAGTTCCTAATAAAAAAATCTGATGCAATTATTCAATCATAAAACATGCACATTatagaattttgtgattttatatacacagaaagcatattaaatgcaagtAAGGTGTctacttttaatgttttaattaactTGGGTGAATAGTGTTTCATCGACATTTAGCCTAACAGATATATGTAAAACTTAACCTACTTGCTTATTCTGAAACATACTTATTAAACTATATAAATACAAAAAGTGGTcataataaattgcattttaaagtatttaaaaaggAGTGTCAAAGATTGGTAAAGTTTTACAATGGCAATTAATTAGTATTTTGAGGCTGCATTGTGATCCTTAAAGTAGAGTCTTTTAATATCAACCAAGGATGATTCTCGCATAGCCAGCAACTAAATAGATAGACATATACTAGATATATGAAGACGGGAATGCATACAAATGCCCCAAGCAAAGCAACGAGGTCTTGAGTCAATGAGCCATAGCAAGATGTAACTGGAAATTTCTAGTCGGCGCCTCATTCACATCTGCAGACTCAGAGAGGCCTAATAGCAGAACTAGGACGGgttggtgaagaaaaaaaaaatcaacaaaaaaatCTCCTACTCAAACGTTTATTAATAACACCTCATTACAGAACACTAGTTTCAGCGCCTTCTTATATTCACGCAATTTAAACCAATCTGGAAACGACACAAAGCGTAGAAATTGGCACGCAATTTATATAgtctaaatgaacaaaaaaaaacttgttagTAATTTTAAGCCATTATTGTACCGTTAAATATGagtcaaaaataattaaaagatattttaaaaaggtTTAAGCGTGTTGGGATTGCTAACGCTAACAGCAGGCCGCTTGTGTTTGGATGTTTAGCGCCCATAACAACCGCCTTTACAGCGGTCAGCAGAACAAACCCGACACGTCGGATTAAGTAAGACCCACTTCGTACAATTTCAgatcattaaaaatataaacgATAACAAAGAAGAATGTTATTGACACCAGAAAGACCGAGAATCAAAAGTTTCATAAGTCTCATTTCTCAATCGGTCCCACTCGAGCACAAACAACCTTATGACGACAAAACACTCTCACTATCAAACAACAACATGGAACAAAATAGATCTTTAAATCGCCCCTCACCTGTTTTGATATGCATTTCGGTGTGATAAATCCGGTTTTTAAACGCAGTTTGGACTTTAGTGTGTGTACGTGAGGGTGTCGCGCAGCGGCGTGTTGCTTAATACGATCATACGGAAGTGACAGTCGCCAGGGGGAAATGGGGCGATGACAATTTCCGGTGTGCCGCAGGCGCGAAGAGGAGCGGGAACAGCGCATGACCAGATTTGAAATTACGTTATGAATGATAACAAGACAACTCatcatttttcacattttattatagCTACACTTGCCGTTACATTAGAAAGAAACTAGAAGACATGCCTATAGGCCTATTCATATTTATGTACAATTAAACTCAATTACTACTTTAAAGAAGATAAAAGACTACACttgtatagtatagtaatattaTATTTGAAGTTGTCTAAAAAAGAACCAGCAACTTAAGTTTTTATGCCCAGAAAGGAATACGAAAAAGATACCATAAAACTGAAATGCACTACACAGAGCTGTCAAGTCAAATGCTCCCCCTTGCTACTACTTGCAGCTGACTAGACACAAATTTTATTGTCTTTTGATAACAACAAAAAactaacaaacatcaatatacACAACTGCATGTTGTCTTACCTTCAGTGTACATTCTGTCCACTTCATTGAAGTGAGTCTTTCATAGACAGAGACAAATTTCCATGTTTCTCCCTTCAAGATTGTGGTTACTTCTAGCTTTGATGCCTTTCCTGACCTCTTCATTAGAAATCTCTCCTGTCTTCATTGCTTCTGAGTTTTGTTGTTTACCCTCAGCTGATTTATCTCCTGTCCCATGGAGTACATGATCAAGTCGCTTATCTGTGAGGTTATCAGTGTTTTTCTGTTTGTATTGTATTTCGTCACTCATCACAGGATTTGCTGATTGTTTGTGGTATTCGGGTTTAAGCTTTAACTATTGTTCTACGGGTTTATGAACATTGCCCTTCTCTCTCTGTGATCAATCTCTCTTTACACACTCTCACAATCACAAACAATGGCAAAAATGTAACAATGATAACAAAGAGTTTGATTAGTAAACTCATAATGTCATGATATCCtgatattaacaataataaatgcaATAGTAATGTTACAATATCTTTCATATTTCCTTTTTAACACCCTTTTTAATATTAaagagcaataaaaaaaaaaaaccttggtgAGGGTTCTGATTAAGCACAAAATAATCATAACTTCAAAAGTATATGGCTTTGTTGTGTATGAGGGAGTGGCATTTTGGTATTTCACTGGTTTATTACAGTATAAACTTTGGACCCATGGAATAGGTTGACATTACACATTCTAAAACACACCTAACATTGATTCACTCAGTGTTGTCTATTTCCAGTGGAAACATAACTAAAATAATGCTCTATGAAAACAATTATAGGACTTTTGGACCTCCTTTGCAAGCCAATGTTTTTTGATAATTGGAAAAAAACCCTGCATGACCCATTATGGCCTTAAAACGAACTTCTCAGAATCAAAGTAAgttatttaatttctttaaattcATTTTGACACATGTCCTCAAAAATATAAGCTATTAGGTTAACTATAATGAATGGCTGCTGTTGTTGAGGGAAGACGAGATAGATAATAAGGATAAGTTTGTTGGAAAATCAAACATTACAGAGTTTGGTAAAAggcatattattttatttacatttattttgatgGATGTCCAAAAACATAAGCTAGGATGAATTAAGGTAAACTGGGACACATCTTGCCATTGATATGactgggaaaaaaataattatccTGAATTAATCTATGTTCATGTAATTAATGGTTGTTGTTCCAGGAGGGAGAATTAAACGTTACTGAGTTTGCTTTGCATACTCTTATCCTTTAGGCCACATTTTCTCACACTGAAGTACCTCATGTATCTTAGCAGAGATTTAAAAGTGTGAGTTACAGTTGTAGGCCATATTGGGTATGTTTGTATAAGCTTTGCACATTTAGATGTGTAATTTAAGGTTATATTTTAACCATGTCTCACAGTCTTGTCCTTTTCTTGAATTATTAATCTGCTACTgcttgagaaaaaaagaaaaagaaactctGCATATGTATTTTGGAACATGCCGATACTGGCATGTTAATCTGAGCTTTGAAAAATACAATGTCTTCTGAAATATTGAAAATCTATGGTCTCTCAATGAAGGGAATGTGGATCATCTGTTCAAGTTGCGGATCATTCTTCTTGGAGGTCGAAATTCTGGAAAGAGCCTAGTGGGAAATGCTATCTTAAACCAAGAGGAATTCGTCCTCCATGAACGGACCACATGCCTGAAAAGAAAAGCTGAGGTACAAGGGAGAAGTGTGACAGTGGTGGACACCCCAGGTTGGTGGTGTGACTTCTCAGCACAAGATACACCAGAGTTGGTCAGGAGGGAAATCAGACACAGCATCTCCATGTGTCACCCAGGGCCTCATATCTTTCTCCTGGTGGTGAAAACCGATTCTGTGTTCATAGAAAAGCGGAGAAAAGCTGTAGAAGAGCATCTTGAGCTCCTTGGTGAGGCGATTTGGAGTCACACTATGGTGTTGTTCACAAAGGGCAAAAATGCAGGAAATAAATCATTTGAGGAGCATGTTCAGATATCAGGTAAACCCCTCCAGTGGCTCATAGAGAAGTGCAGTGGCAGGTTTTACATTTTGGATACCCAGGAAACATGCAATGCCACCGCAGTAATGGAACTGATGGGGAAAATTGACAAAATGGTAGCAGAAAATCAACAACACCATTTTGAAATGGATGTAAAGATTTTACAGGAGACAGAGGACAGAAAGAGGGAGGTGGAGATTAAGGCTCATCACAGACTGATGCAGATACACAAACAGAGATCTACGCTGAAGGGTGAgttaatgttcaaacaaaagGGTCTTTACTGGCATCTATGGAAGAACCTTTAATATCCATAGAATCTTTTCCATTTCACAAGTTTCTTTACA
Proteins encoded in this region:
- the LOC141333541 gene encoding uncharacterized protein; protein product: MHIKTGTWESSNAVCESDPLCDPAVLVSPPKPEPQIRNRRLSPGSGSCGGGGGGCSSGMDKRQGSPNSLEGSLNGVGHTQTFTSRERRISNKSRSFRRDGPRVGPRTDERHSRTGQKERWVDNSLSLLKPPPAFPVKDSPAKLQPTVSYASKVKAGGGSVGAAEEPPGIGVLLQNQWGLSFISDGPEADVPQEKSPVVHPVAGEVTVKPAHVSSESLPGQVTRGSESSEELLLSCRHLEEALEYHTQEWKAILWRQKQDPAKVVWYKNALESPA